Proteins from one Podospora pseudoanserina strain CBS 124.78 chromosome 1, whole genome shotgun sequence genomic window:
- the PEX6 gene encoding peroxisomal assembly protein (COG:O; BUSCO:EOG09260VTN; EggNog:ENOG503NVEI), translating to MAAASEVRGANKRRVRRRRQDKPALAARLVLDDHVKSDVGIVSEDLYAELFPHLQHAHEDEDHHPPPRPFVHIAIAPWAPTATPEAINWSIVPVTKSSALAPNTVQFAPSSLALQSFAINLKQVAPSRLSSHSSRSGIEILVLDVTAIALDTVFVSLEGELANRLENGEGTFFRDHPPSKGKVTSSAGGATPTPEDRLTAALRTALDTLKVVHTGDMFPLPLPPHPVTHIPPNPGRIALCEPVGQGILAPSTKIIVSRGRIHSKHNRSSAPPMPNTRIGGVTEEDEDTSNDQFYSAAEEGARTDARVEEDGDTETEVEEDEDEEEDALSDDSMDEMISLQAPSLTSAITSGIGTPTTIGGRGRKTNGMSSAVSVFSSFTATTARPDRPRGRLFKAHGLVQPVPPEVLHPKPAPEDDEEARIYVDVRDLPRIGCFSGDWVRVEAAQEPPSNGFGQFGLGSFVDASPDEIQWRPARVYGLPEGYSSRPVARVPSSKQEGRRMSFFESQVQKGGGGTGPGVYASPIFLANLEGPAYLRVAPIQRGGGGRAGIKGKKTTQGVAAVLQPPAAKEVILQHVRTPVAVERDVQTAVMAGLKFWFERRLRVVKGGDLIAVPIDTQLGRTLQEGTMTGGGEGESAVDDVLGLIASRRTDHHSLKYDEVAWFRVGHVSAAKQEVGAETMGEEEEEEEDPWGGVACVDISLAHLEQTGSTTSRIPGIAGSTWRYYLGIDRLPRQPSSHAGSPLVIAPERTAAVSPLRRKLRELMAAATSKPALHLKMPPVAILLVSTQRAIGKAFTASQACADVGLHTFAVDAYDIVNDSGAGGSDVKTAGFLTSRAERAMSCGPDCCALLIRHIEALTADRMVTSIREVLQDARVLIATTTEVEKVPDGIRALFTHELEMTAPDEGEREAILRTILDNQGVALDPEVELGGIALKTAALVAGDLVDVVERALVAQKARLEALSAKASKNEGVPVTVRDVKVAGGPAAQGLTKSDFEVAVEAARKNFADAIGAPKIPNVTWDDVGGLNNVKEAVTETIQLPLERPELFAKGMKKRSGILFYGPPGTGKTLLAKAIATEYSLNFFSVKGPELLNMYIGESEANVRRVFQRARDARPCVVFFDELDSVAPKRGNQGDSGGVMDRIVSQLLAELDGMSGGDEDAGGVFVVGATNRPDLLDQALLRPGRFDKMLYLGVSDTHEKQMKIMEALTRKFTLHPSVSLRNVAERLPFTYTGADFYALCSDAMLKAVTRQAALVDKKVKAINTERQAQNQPEITTAYFFDHFATKEDVAVMVTEQDFLDAHSELIPSVSAGELEHYEKVRATFEGVKDKKETTTQQDQQQNGRLAVGKRSASDRGVVVHRGKGKGKGKAVATGSEEDEFDDGEGVNGGGYRDKGKGKAIDVGGGSGAPFGGQGQDDDEGLYD from the exons ATGGCAGCAGCTTCAGAAGTAAGAGGAGCAAACAAGAGACGGGTCCGTCGACGCAGACAGGACAAGCCAGCGCTGGCGGCGCGTTTGGTGCTTGATGACCATGTCAAGAGTGATGTGGGCATTGTGTCGGAGGACTTGTACGCAGAGTTGTTTCCGCATTTGCAGCATG CccacgaagacgaagaccaccacccccctccccgccctttCGTCcacatcgccatcgcccCCTGGGCACCAACCGCCACCCCCGAAGCCATCAACTGGTCAATCGTCCCCGTCACAAAATCCTCGGCCCTCGCCCCAAACACCGTCCAGTttgccccctcctccctcgccctccagtCCTtcgccatcaacctcaagcAAGTCGCGCCCTCGCGCCTGtccagccacagcagcagaagcggCATTGAGATTTTGGTTCTAGACGTCACCGCGATCGCCCTCGACACCGTGTTCGTCAGCCTAGAAGGGGAACTAGCCAACCGACTAGAGAACGGCGAGGGCACCTTCTTCAGagaccaccccccctccaaggGCAAGGTCACCTCCTCCGCGGGCGGcgcaacccccacccccgaggaCCGTCTCACGGCTGCGTTGCGCACGGCGCTTGATACGCTAAAGGTGGTTCACACGGGGGATATGTTCCCGCTgccactcccccctcaccccgtCACCCACATCCCGCCCAACCCCGGCAGGATTGCACTGTGCGAGCCCGTCGGTCAGGGGATTCTCGCGCCTAGTACCAAGATTATCGTCTCGCGCGGGAGGATTCACTCCAAGCACAACCGCTCGTCTGCTCCACCGATGCCAAACACCCGGATTGGTGGCgtgaccgaggaggatgaggatacGTCCAATGATCAGTTTTACTCGGCAGCTGAGGAGGGCGCTCGCACAGATGCccgggtggaggaggacggggacACCGAAACCGAagtggaagaggacgaggacgaagaggaagatgcatTGTCAGACGACTCGATGGACGAGATGATCTCCCTCCAGGCTCCCAGCCTGACCTCTGCCATCACAAGCGGCATCGGCacgcccaccaccattggGGGTCGAGGCCGTAAGACCAACGGCATGAGCAGCGCTGTCTCTGTCTTTTCCAGCTTCACCGCCACAACCGCCCGACCCGACCGTCCCCGCGGTAGGCTGTTCAAAGCGCACGGTCTAGTCCAGCCTGTGCCTCCTGAGGTCCTGCATCCGAAACCTGCTcccgaagatgatgaagaagcgCGGATCTACGTCGACGTGAGGGATCTTCCCCGGATTGGGTGTTTTTCGGGGGATTGGGTCAGGGTTGAGGCGGCGCAGGAGCCGCCGTCGAACGGGTTTGGGCAGTTTGGGCTGGGGAGCTTTGTTGACGCCAGCCCTGATGAAATCCAGTGGAGACCGGCGAGGGTGTATGGGTTGCCGGAGGGGTATTCGTCCAGGCCTGTGGCACGAGTGCCGAGCTCGAAacaggaggggaggaggatgtcgttTTTCGAGAGCCAGGTtcagaagggggggggcgggACGGGGCCGGGGGTGTATGCCTCGCCTATATTTCTGGCGAACCTGGAGGGGCCGGCTTATTTGAGGGTGGCGCCCATTcaaaggggtgggggagggcgtGCGGGGatcaaggggaagaagacaaCGCAAggggtggcggcggtgcttcagccgccggcggcgaaggaggtgatTTTGCAGCATGTCAGGAcgccggtggcggtggagagggatgtACAGACTGCCGTGATGGCGGGGCTGAAGTTTTGGTttgagaggaggttgagggtggtgaaggggggggatcTGATTGCTGTGCCGATTGATACGCAGCTTGGGAGGACGCTGCAGGAGGGGACGATGAcgggtggtggggaaggggaaagtgCGGTCGATGACGTGCTGGGGTTGATTGCCTCGAGGAGGACAGaccaccacagcctcaaGTATGACGAGGTGGCGTGGTTTAGAGTTGGGCATGTGTCGGCTGCGAAGCAGGAAGTTGGTGCGGAgacgatgggggaggaggaggaggaggaggaggatcccTGGGGGGGGGTGGCTTGTGTGGATATCTCGCTGGCGCATTTGGAGCAGACGGGGTCGACGACGAGTCGGATTCCGGGGATTGCGGGTAGTACTTGGAGGTATTATCTTGGGATTGATAGGTTGCCCAGACAGCCGTCCTCTCACGCCGGCAGCCCGTTGGTGATTGCGCCGGAGAGGACGGCGGCTGTCTCCCCTCTGAGGAGGAAActgagggagttgatggctgctgctactAGCAAGCCGGCGCTTCATCTCAAGATGCCACCCGTGGCTATCCTTCTTGTCTCTACCCAGCGCGCCATCGGGAAAGCCTTCACCGCGTCGCAAGCCTGCGCCGATGTTGGGCTGCACACCTTTGCCGTTGACGCTTACGACATCGTCAACGACTCCGGCGCTGGCGGGAGCGACGTCAAGACTGCTGGGTTTTTGACATCGAGGGCGGAAAGAGCGATGAGCTGCGGCCCGGATTGCTGCGCGCTGCTGATTAGGCATATTGAAGCTCTGACGGCGGACAGGATGGTGACCAGCATCAGGGAGGTGCTCCAAGATGCGAGGGTGCTGATCGCCACCACGAccgaggtggagaaggtgcCTGATGGGATTAGGGCGCTGTTTACGCACGAGCTGGAGATGACTGCGCCCgacgagggagagagggaggcgattCTCAGGACTATTCTGGACAACCAGGGTGTTGCTCTCGACCCCGAGGTTGAGCTCGGCGGGATAGCGCTCAAGACTGCTGCGCTGGTGGCGGGGGatttggttgatgttgtcgagcGAGCCCTGGTTGCCCAGAAGGCGAGGCTGGAGGCCTTGTCGGCAAAGGCGTCCAAGAACGAGGGCGTGCCTGTCACGGTCCGGGACGTGAAAGTAGCTGGTGGGCCGGCGGCGCAGGGGCTGACAAAGTCTGACTTCGAGGTTGCGGTCGAGGCGGCACGGAAGAACTTTGCGGATGCGATTGGGGCGCCCAAGATCCCGAATGTGACTTGGGATGATGTGGGCGGGTTGAATAATgtgaaggaggcggtgacgGAGACGATCCAGCTGCCGCTGGAGAGGCCGGAACTGTTCGCcaaggggatgaagaagaggtctGGCATCTTGTTTTATGGTCCGCCTGGAACGGGCAAGACGCTGCTTGCAAAGGCGATTGCGACGGAGTACAGTTTGAATTTCTTCAGTGTCAAGGGGCCCGAGCTGTTGAACATGTATATCGGTGAGAGCGAGGCTAATGTGCGGAGGGTGTTTCAGCGGGCGAGGGACGCGAGGCCGTGTGTGGTTTTCTTTGACGAGTTGGACTCGGTGGCGCCGAAGAGGGGGAACCAGGGAGATAGCGGTGGTGTGATGGATCGGATTGTCAGTCAGTTGCTGGCGGAGCTGGACGGGATGAgcgggggggatgaggatgcggggggggtgtttgtgGTGGGAGCGACAAACAGGCCGGATTTGCTGGACCAGGCGCTGTTGCGGCCGGGGAGGTTTGACAAGATGCTTTACTTGGGGGTGTCGGATACGCATGAGAAGCAGATGAAGATTATGGAGGCGCTGACGAGGAA attcaccctccacccctcaGTCTCCCTCCGCAACGTCGCCGAGCGGTTGCCGTTCACTTACACCGGCGCCGACTTTTACGCCCTCTGCTCAGACGCCATGCTCAAGGCTGTTACGAGACAGGCTGCCCTCGTTGATAAGAAGGTCAAGGCTATCAACACGGAACGCCAAGCGCAGAATCAACCTGAGATCACCACCGCTTACTTCTTTGACCACTTCGCCACGAAAGAAGACGTTGCGGTCATGGTGACGGAGCAAGACTTCCTTGACGCACACAGTGAGCTTATTCCCAGCGTCAGTGctggggagctggagcaTTACGAAAAGGTCAGGGCTACgtttgagggggtgaaggacaagaaggagacgaCGACGCAGCAGGACCAGCAGCAAAACGGGAGGTTGGCTgtggggaagaggagtgCCAGTGATCGGGGTGTGGTTGTGCATAGGGGTaaggggaaaggaaagggcaAGGCGGTGGCGAcggggagtgaggaggatgagtttgatgatggggagggggtgaatggtggtgggtatagggataaggggaaggggaaggcgattgatgttggtggtgggagtggtgcgCCGTTtggggggcaggggcaggatgatgacgaggggtTGTATGACTGA
- a CDS encoding hypothetical protein (EggNog:ENOG503P4XB; COG:S), which translates to MASESSAPATAAPAAPQTYSTDPALYIYTSLTAGSSHIVTATSRLETILRANRVPFKAIDIAVDEKARMLWGRRAGKDASGRQRKIPGLVQEGLVLGDLVEIEEWNEYGELKQHVQIYYDDFTIPSKSAAPPPIVQKPVTTSKPALPPVAPQNPVKATTPAPQHPASLPIRSIVEEAAQKAKKNQLNALRIKAAAASAKVQENEGKESKKEETPAGLQSPTSTGWKSSDDKTIETTIQSPTTTSWKGSLPKDVDPPVTNLHGSPIERVSKEEIEAVEKAEAIKEESSEEEEEEEESSENDKKPEEKK; encoded by the exons ATGGCCTCCGAAAGCAGCGCCCCGGCCACGGCGGCGCCGGCAGCACCGCAGACCTACTCAACCGATCCCGCCCTCTACATCTACACCTCCCTCACAGCCGGCTCCTCCCACATCgtcaccgccacctcccgcCTTGAGACCATCCTCCGCGCCAACCGCGTCCCCTTCAAAGCAATCGACATCGCCGTCGACGAGAAAGCGCGCATGCTCTGGGGCCGCCGCGCAGGCAAAGACGCCTCGGGCCGCCAGAGAAAGATCCCCGGCCTAGTCCAAGAaggcctcgtcctcggc GACCTAGTAGAAATCGAAGAATGGAACGAATACGGCGAACTCAAACAACACGTCCAAATTTACTACGACGacttcaccatcccctccaaatccgccgcccctccccccatcgTCCAAAAACcagtcaccacctccaaacctGCCCTTCCACCGGTGGCTCCTCAGAACCCGGTCAAGGCCACCACTCCCGCGCCGCAACATCCTGCCTCGTTGCCAATCCGCTCCATCGTCGAAGAAGCTGCGCAAAAAGCGAAAAAGAATCAGCTGAATGCGTTGAGgatcaaggctgctgctgctagtGCAAAGGTGCAGGAGAacgaggggaaggaaagcaAGAAAGAGGAGACTCCAGCGGGATTGCAGAGCCCGACGAGCACGGGGTGGAAGAGCTCTGATGATAAAACGATTGAGACCACGATTCAGAGCCCTACGACCACGAGCTGGAAGGGGAGTCTGCCCAAGGACGTGGACCCGCCCGTGACGAACTTGCATGGGAGCCCGATTGAGAGGGtgagcaaggaggagattgaggcagtggagaaggccgaggcgaTTAAGGAGGAAAgcagtgaggaggaggaggaggaggaggagagtaGTGAAAATGACAAGAAgccagaggagaagaagtaa
- a CDS encoding hypothetical protein (EggNog:ENOG503NUG6; COG:I; MEROPS:MER0209266), with amino-acid sequence MAVQATLTQSSPPGAIDENELAKTAVEFAEQSEKLSLLPPEQGNHDAIAVEAQFVTPHDTVIVTADGHRLPTVPVQEAHKLNVLREELATQLEPTHHHTIQSPNEEKAIALSQQQNGTSPNKRPTDASLKRSMPPSHTNPLFPPLPLYGFPSLMTHIQCLIFRFTSFFLSLGFLAVIVLGALFTSIGPSVQHLWRLVTLRNPDASSRPFYKEETRRAEIRKRQEEAWLSGHRPSGKTPYPPTEGGPDPLVCDPAYYARRVGLDIEPFEVQTEDGFLIDLWHVYDPKEHTPLPACERAHRGPETFTPPRKPPSSPARFPVLLIHGLLQSSGAYCVNDDDSLAFLLAKAGYDVWLGNNRCGFTPKHTLLKYSDPRMWAWNIRQMGVFDLPALISRVCYETGFSKIGLICHSQGTTQALVALAKEQRPDLGDRITVFCGLAPAAYAGPLIGKMYFKFMRVISPGFFRVFFGIHAFIPFMMEMHRRLNGRVYGWLGYKVFGFLFGWGDGRWDRGLRDRMFRFAPVFVSSESMRWWLGRECFARQKCILSTKEEWRAEEREDGEVGEEGVLGEVDRDMADGGGGGRERKKGRRRKGSTAWYDERAPPFALWVAGDDDLVDGKKLLRRFERGREPYVEVVHQKVIPGYEHLDVIWAMDAPEQVFREVKEVLWKTCDVRGVCRVPEGCEDVPAWKPKKKEVTGDEGEEEEEEEEELQSSSSEDLSR; translated from the coding sequence ATGGCTGTCCAAGCAACCCTCACCcagtcctcaccaccaggcGCCATAGACGAAAACGAACTCGCCAAAACAGCCGTCGAGTTCGCCGAGCAATCAGAAaagctctctctcctcccaccagaACAAGGCAACCACGACGCCATCGCGGTCGAAGCCCAATTCGTAACCCCCCACGACACGGTGATAGTAACAGCCGACGGCCACCGGCTCCCAACCGTCCCGGTCCAGGAAGCTCACAAGCTCAACGTCTTGCGAGAAGAACTCGCAACACAACTCgaaccaacccaccaccacacaatCCAATCCCCCAACGAAGAAAAAGCCATTGCCCTCTCCCAGCAGCAAAATGgcacctccccaaacaaaaGACCGACCGACGCCAGCCTCAAAAGGTCGATGCCACCATCCCACACCAACCCCTTGTTCCCCCCTCTACCTTTATACGGTTTCCCTTCCCTTATGACCCACATCCAGTGTCTCATCTTCCGAttcacctccttcttcctctccctcggtTTCTTAGCtgtcatcgtcctcggcgCGCTATTCACCTCCATCGGCCCCTCGGTCCAACACCTCTGGCGACTCGTCACGCTTCGCAACCCCGACGCTTCCTCCCGCCCCTTTTACAAGGAAGAAACCCGCCGGGCCGAGATCAGGAaacggcaagaagaagcctggTTATCCGGCCACCGCCCATCAGGTAAAACCCCCTACCCCCCCACCGAAGGCGGCCCCGACCCCTTGGTCTGCGACCCAGCCTACTACGCCAGAAGAGTAGGCCTCGATATCGAACCCTTTGAAGTCCAGACGGAAGACGGTTTCCTCATCGACCTCTGGCATGTCTACGATCCGAAGGAGCACACCCCCTTGCCGGCTTGCGAACGTGCCCATCGCGGCCCGGAGACCTTCACACCCCCGAGgaaacccccatcctctccagcgAGGTTCCCGGTGCTGTTGATCCACGGCTTACTGCAATCCTCGGGGGCGTACTGCGTCAACGATGACGACTCCCTGGCTTTTCTACTCGCCAAGGCAGGGTATGACGTCTGGCTGGGCAACAACCGCTGCGGTTTCACGCCAAAGCACACACTGCTGAAGTACTCCGACCCGAGGATGTGGGCCTGGAACATCCGCCAAATGGGCGTCTTTGACCTCCCGGCTTTGATCTCCCGTGTGTGCTACGAGACGGGGTTTTCAAAAATAGGACTGATCTGCCACTCGCAGGGCACGACGCAAGCCCTGGTCGCGCTGGCAAAAGAGCAGCGACCTGACCTCGGAGACAGAATAACGGTTTTTTGCGGGTTGGCTCCGGCGGCGTATGCGGGGCCGTTGATTGGGAAGATGTATTTTAAATTCATGAGGGTCATAAGCCCGGGGTTTTTCAGGGTCTTTTTTGGGATTCACGCGTTTATTCCGTTCATGATGGAGATGCACAGGCGACTAAACGGGAGGGTGTATGGCTGGTTGGGGTACAAGGTTTTCGGCTTCTtgtttgggtggggggatgggaggtgggatagggggttgagggacAGGATGTTCAGGTTTGCGCCGGTTTTTGTCAGTAGCGAGAGtatgaggtggtggttggggagggagtgctTTGCTAGGCAGAAGTGCATACTGAGCACGAAGGAGGAGTGGAGGgctgaggagagggaggatggggaggttggggaagagggggttttgggcgAGGTAGATAGGGATatggctgatggtggtgggggggggagggaaagaaaaaaggggaggaggaggaaggggagcaCGGCTTGGTATGATGAGAGGGCGCCGCCTTTTGCGCTTTGGGTggcgggggatgatgatttggtggatgggaaaaAGTTGCTGAGGCGgtttgagagggggagggagccatatgtggaggtggtgcatCAGAAGGTCATTCCGGGGTATGAGCATTTGGATGTGATTTGGGCGATGGATGCGCCGGAGCAGGTGTTtagggaggtgaaggaggtttTGTGGAAGACGTGTGATGTGAGGGGTGTTTGTCGGGTTCCCGAGGGGTGTGAGGATGTTCCGGCTTGGAAGCCTAAGAAGAAGGAAGTGACaggtgatgagggggaggaagaggaggaggaggaggaagagttgCAGTCTAGTAGCAGTGAGGATTTGTCTCGGTGA